In Candidatus Eisenbacteria bacterium, the DNA window CGTTCCCCGGCGGGGCCGATTCTAAGAATACTTCTTTTGCCGCCCGCGCCGATGTCCCGTCCGCGCAGCACCCGTTCGGTCGCGGAAGAAGAATAACCCCAAAGACTACCGGCATGAAGAAACTCCACTTGATCATTGTAAATATTGAGAAATACCGGTTCCCGGGCCGCGCCGATGATAACAATGGCGCTGAAGCCGGCATTGTACAGCGCCATGGCGAGCCGGCCGCCGGCGTGGGATTCGCCCAATTCTCCTGTGTGCGGCGATTTGAACAGAGCGACTGTTTTGGTGGCGACGGGCAGGATATTGCTGAACGGGCCGATGGATAAAATAATCGGGTTGCCTGCGTCGAAGGGATCAATCGAAGGGTCACAGTAGCGCTCGAGGAGATGTGTCCCGGCTGCCGTCCCACCCATCGTTCTGTGAAAGAGCTCTTCTTCTTCGAGAACCCGGCTTTTCTGAGAGGAGAGATCGATTTCAAGAATTTGCTTCCACACGGCTCTCCTCCTTCCTCTCACCCATCACAAGGACCTCATTGGGGCAATACCGGACACAGACGCCGCAATGTGAACAAGGGAGGGGAAGCTTTGTTTCGTCATCCCATTGCAATGCCTGAATCAAACAGGCCTTCACGCAATCTCCACAAGATGTGCATTTTTCCGCATCGAGCTTTAGAGCGCCATTGGAGCGCTGGGTCAGTGCGCCCGTGGGGCAGGCGGCGACACAGCCTGGATTTGTACAAGCCCGGCAGGCTCTGATTGAAAATGCGCCCTCGGTTCCCATATAGGTTCTGATGCGTATTGCTGATTTTGATGTTGTCAGCGCTTCGTGCCATGTGCGGGAACAGGAATACATGCAAGAGAGACAGCCGATGCATTGATCGCGGGCTGCGACTTTAAGAACCTTGCCCATCCGGCACCTCCGCTGTCCCTGGGCTTGCTTGCCGATATGCTGCCGGCAAATGAAATCCGAATATCCGGAGATGCGCGTTAGGCGGCGAGTAATTCCGTGATCGCCTCGAGAAGCTCATCCCGCAGGATAGGTTTGGGGAATATCCGGGCGGCCCCGATTCCTTTTGCAATCCCGAGATACCTCTGCGGAGTATCGCGGCCCCCACCGGAAATCGCAATGATTGGAAGCTTCGACCAGCGGCGGTGAAGATCCATAATAGTTTCGATTCCTTCCTTCTCCGGCATGATGATATCGGTTA includes these proteins:
- a CDS encoding (Fe-S)-binding protein, with product MGKVLKVAARDQCIGCLSCMYSCSRTWHEALTTSKSAIRIRTYMGTEGAFSIRACRACTNPGCVAACPTGALTQRSNGALKLDAEKCTSCGDCVKACLIQALQWDDETKLPLPCSHCGVCVRYCPNEVLVMGERKEESRVEANS
- a CDS encoding response regulator — its product is MARLLVVDDDERIRIMLRMTLEEAGYDVEEAPNGVVALQIQEENPVDLVITDIIMPEKEGIETIMDLHRRWSKLPIIAISGGGRDTPQRYLGIAKGIGAARIFPKPILRDELLEAITELLAA